The Amblyomma americanum isolate KBUSLIRL-KWMA chromosome 5, ASM5285725v1, whole genome shotgun sequence genome window below encodes:
- the LOC144132865 gene encoding uncharacterized protein LOC144132865, translated as MAFVKVLAAVVLLALGVAAGPFNTKGAKCDMPDIDLEDEVDKLLEKLPKSFLPGGQRGYTVIFDGLEFGDVNATGMNKIQRSGPVIPYCKKGSSMVQVELINLGEVAYTAPWRVCSGDEGTMQLRAEFSRFTLHLMVDREGSSGTYLSMGDEFSTKPVMIYNVEFVVKGLGDFGKISSVALSKLFPSLFSEIWMQGFFSSFHKALRDALKESNEVF; from the exons ATGGCGTTCGTGAAAGTCTTGGCAGCAGTTGTTCTCCTGGCTCTTGGGGTTGCAGCGGGTCCATTCAACACAAAAG gaGCTAAATGTGACATGCCGGACATTGATCTTGAGGACGAAGTTGACAAACTGCTGGAGAAGTTACCGAAATCCTTTTTGCCGGGGGGCCAACGAGGATACACTGTTATCTTTGATGGCCTAGAATTCGGTGACGTGAATGCGACCGGTATGAACAAGATTCAGCGATCTGGACCAGTCATTCCTTACTGCAAGAAAGGCTCAAGCATGGTCCAGGTGGAACTGATCAACCTGGGCGAGGTCGCATATACTGCTCCATGGAGGGTTTGCTCCGGAGATGAGGGCACGATGCAGCTGAGAGCTGAATTCTCGCGGTTCACTCTACACCTCATGGTTGACAGAGAGGGAAGCAGTGGGACCTACCTTTCGATGGGTGACGAGTTTTCTACGAAGCCGGTGATGATATACAACGTGGAATTTGTTGTGAAGGGCCTAGGTGACTTCGGCAAGATTTCTAGCGTAGCGTTGAGCAAGCTCTTCCCATCGTTGTTCTCGGAAATCTGGATGCAAGGATTCTTCTCGAGTTTCCATAAGGCGCTACGGGATGCACTGAAGGAAAGCAATGAAGTCTTTTAA